From Salvia splendens isolate huo1 chromosome 3, SspV2, whole genome shotgun sequence, a single genomic window includes:
- the LOC121794552 gene encoding protein MEI2-like 4 isoform X2 → MMNSRGFSPSSFFSEEVYLSDEKQVGIKKMDQMSGYAGFKLDGMLRPEGVASSPYENKIPLDSHTGNGFALPDYYLSRGRHVNLSLGNHLIGAVSRSLPSAVDHDLGSRTNSNIEPVPYCFDGDKINLTGAQYENGLFSSSMSDLFSRNLKLSSNNGPYGHSFAAAASSHYEEEEVFESLEELEAQTIGNLLPDDDDLLSGVTDGFGSVMRSNNVEDVEDLDLFSSVGGLELGEDSFLQRNPELCDFNSNNQLGSNGGEHPFGEHPSRTLFVRNINSNVEDSELRTLFEQYGDIRTLYTACKHRGFVMISYYDIRAACNAMKALQNKSLRRRKLDIHFSIPKENPSEKDVNQGTLVVFNLDSSVSNDELREIFGVYGDAKEIRDSPGMSYHKYVEFYDVRAAESALRALNRSDISGKQIKLERGRLGGSQRFLEQEESGFLLQHSPLNNLSSGFSGSLSLGGTFSGTENAIHGPLSTNGGHIGPLLDDVLQHGVSSSVPNSLPSLIRVESGNQSNIVESGHPHNHPKYELQSQSNLHPHSLPEYHDGLANGPLFGSPSNIAANVNIRPPEISDGHQFRRITPNGQSIELNEVFGTSGNGSCPPPGRQYMWSNSHHPQQPQAVLWPNSPSFVNGIGAAHPSQMHAVPRAPSHMMNPLLSINSHHVGSAPSVNPSLWDRRNMYAGESPDAASVFHPGSLGNMRMSGNSPHPLEYVPHNIFPRPGGNCVDLQMPSKNIGLHPHHQRCMIFPARGQMLPVMSSFDSPNERTRTRRNDCNSSQPDNKKQFELDLERIARGDDKRTTLMIKNIPNKYTSKMLLAAIDERHRGTYDFIYLPIDFKNKCNVGYAFINMTDPTLIVHFYQSFNGKKWEKFNSEKVASLAYARIQGKAALIAHFQNSSLMNEDKRCRPILFHTDGPNAGDQVPFPMGPNIRPRPGKTQTSTSDDNSQDIPSNSLNGDDYSNGDSSSGSGKDSD, encoded by the exons GTTTCAAACTAGATGGGATGCTAAGACCTGAAGGCGTTGCTTCGTCAccatatgaaaataaaatccCATTGGATTCACATACGGGAAATGGTTTTGCTCTTCCTGACTATTATCTCAGCCGTGGTCGACATGTTAACCTTTCGTTGGGAAATCATCTTATTGGAGCTGTCAGCCGCTCCTTGCCGAGTGCTGTTGATCATGATCTGGGTTCTAGAACTAATTCGAACATAGAGCCTGTGCCATATTGTTTTGATGGAGATAAAATAAACCTCACCGGTGCTCAGTATGAAAATGGCCTTTTCTCAAGTTCAATGTCGGATTTATTTAGTAGAAACT TAAAATTGTCATCTAACAATGGCCCGTATGGTCACTCctttgctgctgctgcttcctCCCAttatgaggaagaggaagttttTGAATCGCTAGAAGAACTTGAGGCTCAAACTATTGGTAATCTTCTACCAGATGACGATGACTTGCTTTCTGGTGTGACTGATGGGTTTGGCAGTGTTATGAGATCTAATAACGTGGAAGACGTGGAAGATCTAGACCTCTTTAGCAGTGTTGGAGGATTGGAACTTGGAGAAGATAGCTTCTTGCAAAGAAATCCTGAACTTTGTGATTTCAATTCTAACAATCAGCTGGGATCCAACGGCGGGGAACACCCTTTTGGTGAGCATCCTTCTAGGACACTCTTTGTCAGAAATATAAATAGCAACGTTGAAGACTCTGAATTGAGAACACTTTTTGAG CAATACGGAGACATCCGCACCCTGTATACAGCATGCAAGCATAGGGGATTTGTTATGATCTCATATTATGATATAAGAGCTGCCTGCAATGCAATGAAAGCTCTTCAGAATAAGTCATTGAGGCGTCGGAAACTTGATATACATTTCTCAATTCCGAAG GAGAATCCATCAGAAAAGGATGTAAACCAGGGTACCCTTGTGGTTTTCAACCTTGATTCTTCTGTTTCAAATGATGAACTCCGTGAAATATTTGGTGTCTATGGTGATGCCAAGGAG ATTCGTGATTCTCCGGGCATGTCTTATCACAAATATGTAGAATTTTATGATGTCAGAGCTGCAGAATCTGCACTTCGTGCATTGAACCGGAGTGACATTTCCGGAAAGCAGATTAAGCTTGAACGAGGTCGACTTGGTGGCTCCCAAAG ATTCCTGGAGCAGGAAGAATCTGGTTTTCTGTTGCAGCATAGCCCTTTGAATAACCTATCAAGTGGATTTTCTG GATCGCTTTCGCTGGGGGGGACATTCTCTGGTACAGAGAATGCAATTCATGGCCCTCTCTCGACAAATGGAGGTCATATTGGTCCTCTCCTGGATGATGTGCTACAACATGGTGTATCATCTAGTGTACCTAACAGCTTACCATCTCTAATAAGAGTTGAATCTGGAAACCAATCCAACATTGTTGAATCTGGCCATCCACACAACCACCCAAAATATGAGCTCCAGAGCCAGTCGAATCTTCATCCGCATTCTCTTCCTGAATATCATGATGGTTTAGCAAATGGGCCTCTCTTCGGTTCTCCAAGTAATATAGCTGCAAATGTTAATATCCGTCCTCCAGAAATAAGTGATGGCCATCAGTTCCGTAGAATTACCCCTAATGGACAGTCAATCGAGTTAAATGAAG TTTTTGGTACCTCTGGAAACGGGAGCTGTCCTCCTCCCGGGCGTCAGTACATGTGGAGTAATTCCCATCATCCACAACAACCTCAGGCTGTTTTATGGCCTAACTCGCCGTCTTTTGTTAATGGCATTGGTGCTGCTCATCCTTCACAGATGCATGCTGTACCTCGAGCACCATCTCATATGATGAATCcacttctatctataaatagcCATCATGTGGGATCAGCACCTTCTGTCAATCCTTCTCTATGGGACAGGCGGAATATGTACGCAGGGGAGTCGCCTGATGCTGCTTCTGTATTCCACCCTGGTTCGCTTGGGAACATGAGAATGTCTGGTAATTCCCCACATCCATTGGAATATGTCCCTCATAACATCTTCCCGCGCCCCGGCGGAAATTGTGTGGACTTACAAATGCCTTCCAAAAATATTGGACTGCATCCCCATCACCAGAGGTGCATGATTTTTCCTGCAAGAGGCCAAATGCTTCCTGTGATGAGTTCATTTGATTCTCCTAATGAACGAACCAGGACACGTAGAAATGATTGCAATTCAAGTCAACCTGACAATAAAAAGCAGTTTGAGCTTGATTTAGAGAGAATTGCACGTGGAGATGATAAGCGGACTACACTTATGATAAAGAACATTCCTAACAA GTACACGTCGAAGATGCTTCTTGCTGCAATTGATGAACGTCACAGAGGAACTTATGATTTCATTTACTTACCTATTGATTTTAAG AACAAATGCAATGTGGGATATGCTTTTATAAACATGACTGATCCTACACTTATAGTGCATTTTTATCAG aGTTTCAATGGAAAGAAGTGGGAGAAGTTTAATAGTGAAAAAGTGGCATCTTTAGCATATGCTCGAATCCAGGGCAAGGCTGCCCTTATTGCTCACTTTCAGAATTCAAGCTTGATGAATGAAGACAAAAGATGTCGACCTATACTTTTCCATACAGATGGTCCGAATGCCGGAGATCAG GTTCCTTTCCCAATGGGTCCCAACATTCGACCACGGCCTGGAAAAACCCAAACCAGCACTTCCGATGACAACAGTCAAGACATCCCATCAAATTCTCTGAATGGGGATGATTATTCCAACGGGGACTCATCTTCTGGTTCCGGTAAAGATTCAGACTGA
- the LOC121794552 gene encoding protein MEI2-like 4 isoform X1, which produces MMNSRGFSPSSFFSEEVYLSDEKQVGIKKMDQMSGYAGFKLDGMLRPEGVASSPYENKIPLDSHTGNGFALPDYYLSRGRHVNLSLGNHLIGAVSRSLPSAVDHDLGSRTNSNIEPVPYCFDGDKINLTGAQYENGLFSSSMSDLFSRNLKLSSNNGPYGHSFAAAASSHYEEEEVFESLEELEAQTIGNLLPDDDDLLSGVTDGFGSVMRSNNVEDVEDLDLFSSVGGLELGEDSFLQRNPELCDFNSNNQLGSNGGEHPFGEHPSRTLFVRNINSNVEDSELRTLFEQYGDIRTLYTACKHRGFVMISYYDIRAACNAMKALQNKSLRRRKLDIHFSIPKENPSEKDVNQGTLVVFNLDSSVSNDELREIFGVYGDAKEIRDSPGMSYHKYVEFYDVRAAESALRALNRSDISGKQIKLERGRLGGSQRFLEQEESGFLLQHSPLNNLSSGFSAGSLSLGGTFSGTENAIHGPLSTNGGHIGPLLDDVLQHGVSSSVPNSLPSLIRVESGNQSNIVESGHPHNHPKYELQSQSNLHPHSLPEYHDGLANGPLFGSPSNIAANVNIRPPEISDGHQFRRITPNGQSIELNEVFGTSGNGSCPPPGRQYMWSNSHHPQQPQAVLWPNSPSFVNGIGAAHPSQMHAVPRAPSHMMNPLLSINSHHVGSAPSVNPSLWDRRNMYAGESPDAASVFHPGSLGNMRMSGNSPHPLEYVPHNIFPRPGGNCVDLQMPSKNIGLHPHHQRCMIFPARGQMLPVMSSFDSPNERTRTRRNDCNSSQPDNKKQFELDLERIARGDDKRTTLMIKNIPNKYTSKMLLAAIDERHRGTYDFIYLPIDFKNKCNVGYAFINMTDPTLIVHFYQSFNGKKWEKFNSEKVASLAYARIQGKAALIAHFQNSSLMNEDKRCRPILFHTDGPNAGDQVPFPMGPNIRPRPGKTQTSTSDDNSQDIPSNSLNGDDYSNGDSSSGSGKDSD; this is translated from the exons GTTTCAAACTAGATGGGATGCTAAGACCTGAAGGCGTTGCTTCGTCAccatatgaaaataaaatccCATTGGATTCACATACGGGAAATGGTTTTGCTCTTCCTGACTATTATCTCAGCCGTGGTCGACATGTTAACCTTTCGTTGGGAAATCATCTTATTGGAGCTGTCAGCCGCTCCTTGCCGAGTGCTGTTGATCATGATCTGGGTTCTAGAACTAATTCGAACATAGAGCCTGTGCCATATTGTTTTGATGGAGATAAAATAAACCTCACCGGTGCTCAGTATGAAAATGGCCTTTTCTCAAGTTCAATGTCGGATTTATTTAGTAGAAACT TAAAATTGTCATCTAACAATGGCCCGTATGGTCACTCctttgctgctgctgcttcctCCCAttatgaggaagaggaagttttTGAATCGCTAGAAGAACTTGAGGCTCAAACTATTGGTAATCTTCTACCAGATGACGATGACTTGCTTTCTGGTGTGACTGATGGGTTTGGCAGTGTTATGAGATCTAATAACGTGGAAGACGTGGAAGATCTAGACCTCTTTAGCAGTGTTGGAGGATTGGAACTTGGAGAAGATAGCTTCTTGCAAAGAAATCCTGAACTTTGTGATTTCAATTCTAACAATCAGCTGGGATCCAACGGCGGGGAACACCCTTTTGGTGAGCATCCTTCTAGGACACTCTTTGTCAGAAATATAAATAGCAACGTTGAAGACTCTGAATTGAGAACACTTTTTGAG CAATACGGAGACATCCGCACCCTGTATACAGCATGCAAGCATAGGGGATTTGTTATGATCTCATATTATGATATAAGAGCTGCCTGCAATGCAATGAAAGCTCTTCAGAATAAGTCATTGAGGCGTCGGAAACTTGATATACATTTCTCAATTCCGAAG GAGAATCCATCAGAAAAGGATGTAAACCAGGGTACCCTTGTGGTTTTCAACCTTGATTCTTCTGTTTCAAATGATGAACTCCGTGAAATATTTGGTGTCTATGGTGATGCCAAGGAG ATTCGTGATTCTCCGGGCATGTCTTATCACAAATATGTAGAATTTTATGATGTCAGAGCTGCAGAATCTGCACTTCGTGCATTGAACCGGAGTGACATTTCCGGAAAGCAGATTAAGCTTGAACGAGGTCGACTTGGTGGCTCCCAAAG ATTCCTGGAGCAGGAAGAATCTGGTTTTCTGTTGCAGCATAGCCCTTTGAATAACCTATCAAGTGGATTTTCTG CAGGATCGCTTTCGCTGGGGGGGACATTCTCTGGTACAGAGAATGCAATTCATGGCCCTCTCTCGACAAATGGAGGTCATATTGGTCCTCTCCTGGATGATGTGCTACAACATGGTGTATCATCTAGTGTACCTAACAGCTTACCATCTCTAATAAGAGTTGAATCTGGAAACCAATCCAACATTGTTGAATCTGGCCATCCACACAACCACCCAAAATATGAGCTCCAGAGCCAGTCGAATCTTCATCCGCATTCTCTTCCTGAATATCATGATGGTTTAGCAAATGGGCCTCTCTTCGGTTCTCCAAGTAATATAGCTGCAAATGTTAATATCCGTCCTCCAGAAATAAGTGATGGCCATCAGTTCCGTAGAATTACCCCTAATGGACAGTCAATCGAGTTAAATGAAG TTTTTGGTACCTCTGGAAACGGGAGCTGTCCTCCTCCCGGGCGTCAGTACATGTGGAGTAATTCCCATCATCCACAACAACCTCAGGCTGTTTTATGGCCTAACTCGCCGTCTTTTGTTAATGGCATTGGTGCTGCTCATCCTTCACAGATGCATGCTGTACCTCGAGCACCATCTCATATGATGAATCcacttctatctataaatagcCATCATGTGGGATCAGCACCTTCTGTCAATCCTTCTCTATGGGACAGGCGGAATATGTACGCAGGGGAGTCGCCTGATGCTGCTTCTGTATTCCACCCTGGTTCGCTTGGGAACATGAGAATGTCTGGTAATTCCCCACATCCATTGGAATATGTCCCTCATAACATCTTCCCGCGCCCCGGCGGAAATTGTGTGGACTTACAAATGCCTTCCAAAAATATTGGACTGCATCCCCATCACCAGAGGTGCATGATTTTTCCTGCAAGAGGCCAAATGCTTCCTGTGATGAGTTCATTTGATTCTCCTAATGAACGAACCAGGACACGTAGAAATGATTGCAATTCAAGTCAACCTGACAATAAAAAGCAGTTTGAGCTTGATTTAGAGAGAATTGCACGTGGAGATGATAAGCGGACTACACTTATGATAAAGAACATTCCTAACAA GTACACGTCGAAGATGCTTCTTGCTGCAATTGATGAACGTCACAGAGGAACTTATGATTTCATTTACTTACCTATTGATTTTAAG AACAAATGCAATGTGGGATATGCTTTTATAAACATGACTGATCCTACACTTATAGTGCATTTTTATCAG aGTTTCAATGGAAAGAAGTGGGAGAAGTTTAATAGTGAAAAAGTGGCATCTTTAGCATATGCTCGAATCCAGGGCAAGGCTGCCCTTATTGCTCACTTTCAGAATTCAAGCTTGATGAATGAAGACAAAAGATGTCGACCTATACTTTTCCATACAGATGGTCCGAATGCCGGAGATCAG GTTCCTTTCCCAATGGGTCCCAACATTCGACCACGGCCTGGAAAAACCCAAACCAGCACTTCCGATGACAACAGTCAAGACATCCCATCAAATTCTCTGAATGGGGATGATTATTCCAACGGGGACTCATCTTCTGGTTCCGGTAAAGATTCAGACTGA
- the LOC121794550 gene encoding OVARIAN TUMOR DOMAIN-containing deubiquitinating enzyme 1-like, producing the protein MQNPDGQAAEPETETKISLQTSEINDWTNYRDDEVMQQHSAIQAEEAGKIPFVGDKEPLSSLADEYESGNPILLEKIKVLTEQYAAIRRTRGDGNCFFRGFMFAYLDHILESQDHAEIDRITVSVEQCRKTLISLGYAEFTFEDFFALFLEQLESVLSGKEACISHEELVQRSRDQYVSDYVVMFFRFITSGEIKKRSEFYEPFIQGLTNTNVEQFCKSSVEPMGEESDHVHITALSDALGVPIRIVYLDRSHDDKGSVSVNHHDFIPVAVTDANGGGFVALTPFITLLYRPGHYDILYPK; encoded by the exons ATGCAGAATCCGGATGGTCAAGCAGCTGAGCCTGAAACGGAGACCAAAATATCATTACAAACTTCTGAGATCAATGACTGGACAAATTATAGGGATGATGAGGTTATGCAGCAGCATTCCGCCATACAGGCAGAGGAAGCTGGGAAAATCCCATTTGTTGGTGATAAG GAGCCTCTCTCATCTTTAGCAGACGAATATGAGTCAGGAAACCCAATTTTGTTGGAGAAAATTAAG GTTCTGACCGAACAATATGCTGCCATCAGGCGAACTAGGGGAGATGGGAATTGTTTCTTCCGGGGCTTCATGTTTGCTTACCTG GACCATATTCTGGAATCACAAGACCATGCAGAAATTGATCGCATCACAGTCAGTGTGGAGCAATGCAGGAAGACACTTATTAGCTTGGGCTACGCAGAATTTACTTTTGAAGATTTTTTTGCG CTGTTCCTTGAGCAACTTGAAAGTGTTCTTTCAGGGAAAGAAGCTTGCATAAG CCATGAGGAACTTGTACAGAGAAGTAGAGATCAATATGTATCTGACTATG TTGTGATGTTCTTTAGATTTATTACATCTGGTGAAATAAAGAAGCGTTCGGAGTTCTATGAACCATTTATTCAAGGATTAACTAACACCAATGTGGAGCAG TTTTGCAAATCATCAGTGGAGCCAATGGGTGAAGAGAGTGATCATGTTCACATTACTGCGTTGTCAGATGCACTTGGCGTCCCAATCCGCATAGTCTATCTTGATCGCAGTCATGATGATAAAGGCAGCGTGAGCGTGAACCATCACGATTTTATTCCTGTTGCTGTCACAGATGCTAATGGCGGTGGTTTTGTGGCGCTTACACCATTCATAACCTTGCTCTACCGACCCGGTCATTATGACATACTGTACCCAAAATAA